From Brassica napus cultivar Da-Ae chromosome C1 unlocalized genomic scaffold, Da-Ae chrC01_Random_12, whole genome shotgun sequence, a single genomic window includes:
- the LOC106354547 gene encoding uncharacterized protein LOC106354547, whose translation MAATVRGNDSGASELAATTRAEVTAALSDGVRFQSRWRPLPPSSANGDQSSPWAKAPLVAAPPPSDPVDGVVSITIPAEILADPNPLWRCYAVGYFIGDAPHIGSIHATVNRLWSSPKTGNKIVVQFLEKNIVLFRIENTLVRERVIQRRYWHISDVPLVVNKWSLETALDPQDLSAMPIWIDLKGVPSMLFSHKALKCLSRAARKFVKLHPSTERCTRIDVARVLVEVNVQAPLVEKIICLDKDGLEMMIDMSYPWLPPQCNVCDAWGHKGVNCTSNKIRVLQNGKEIVEETGDTEVVINGEGKVRYELDKNRNVVNELLLELEDLPPALGSDVVGDVSRKAFEVGGISLSASELVAENSELDWALVGGKSPQMEAKRTEEMAEVDGRNDGIISPSRFSVLAIEGNDDNQEEDEDSKEEGGVEEVEELEEGEVDAGEQKESTKLKDVAKSVRLRTNTSLKLSKQFPARAKDTKSLRASTIAKKLPENYGDCLGAALPGWASIANYDFSPLGRIWFCWTEGEVVTRLHASSQVITCAVQIPETREQFIRSAVYASNCEVERRKLWDDLRETQAVYKLLDSSWMVIGDFNTTLSSREHSRVGMSRASQTGMRQFQDMVGDCNLTDMASTGAFSRGGTRGMRNLEERNWIEGISDHARCVVQLSEVHNEARRPFRFLNYLTEHADFLPTVKCVWDSAPAIHYSRTALSRFQAKLKLLKYDMRMLNKTHYGDLPRRTKLAFEEMCQSQNLALQDPNPTTFAAAAEASDRWSKLTSIEEKFF comes from the exons GCGATTCCAATCACGATGGCGGCCCTTGCCTCCATCGTCGGCGAACGGTGACCAGAGTTCTCCCTGGGCGAAGGCTCCCCTGGTGGCGGCTCCACCGCCGTCGGACCCAGTGGACGGGGTTGTCTCAATAACAATCCCTGCAGAGATCTTAGCGGACCCTAACCCTCTCTGGCGCTGCTATGCTGTCGGGTACTTCATTGGCGACGCCCCACACATCGGCTCCATTCACGCCACTGTTAACCGCCTCTGGTCTTCTCCAAAGACTGGTAACAAAATCGTTGTGCAGTTTCTTGAGAAGAATATTGTTCTTTTCCGAATTGAGAACACTCTGGTGCGGGAGAGAGTGATTCAACGACGCTACTGGCACATTTCGGATGTTCCCCTAGTGGTTAACAAGTGGTCCCTTGAAACGGCGCTAGATCCCCAGGACCTCTCGGCCATGCCTATTTGGATCGACCTCAAGGGAGTTCCGAGTATGCTGTTCTCTCACAAGGCTCTCAAGTGTCTCAGTCGCGCAGCGAGAAAGTTCGTCAAGCTGCATCCTAGCACTGAGAGGTGTACGAGGATAGATGTGGCTCGGGTGCTTGTTGAGGTCAACGTACAAGCCCCTCTGGTGGAGAAAATCATATGTCTGGACAAGGATGGTTTGGAAATGATGATTGATATGAGTTACCCCTGGCTGCCTCCGCAATGTAATGTCTGCGATGCGTGGGGTCATAAAGGGGTCAACTGTACGTCTAATAAGATTCGTGTTTTGCAGAATGGTAAAGAGATTGTTGAGGAAACTGGAGATACTGAAGTGGTGATAAATGGTGAAGGCAAGGTGAGATATGAGCTTGACAAAAACCGCAATGTAGTAAATGAGCTGCTTCTTGAACTGGAAGATCTTCCTCCAGCTTTGGGAAGTGATGTTGTGGGTGATGTTTCCAGGAAAGCATTTGAAGTGGGAGGTATTTCACTATCTGCATCAGAGCTTGTGGCAGAGAACTCAGAGCTTGACTGGGCTTTAGTTGGAGGCAAGTCCCCTCAGATGGAAGCAAAGAGAACTGAGGAGATGGCAGAGGTTGATGGGAGGAATGATGGCATAATCTCTCCGTCGCGATTCAGTGTTTTAGCGATAGAGGGAAACGATGATAATCAAGAAGAGGACGAAGACAGTAAGGAGGAAGGTGGGGTAGAAGAGGTAGAAGAGTTAGAAGAGGGAGAGGTAGATGCTGGGGAACAAAAAGAGAGTACAAAACTGAAAGATGTCGCGAAGAGTGTTCGTCTCCGCACTAATACCAGTTTGAAGCTTAGCAAGCAGTTCCCAGCTCGTGCTAAGGATACTAAGTCATTAAGGGCCAGCACTATCGCCAAAAAGCTTCCA GAAAATTATGGAGATTGTTTGGGAGCTGCGTTACCAGGATGGGCTTCAATAGCAAACTATGATTTCAGCCCGTTAGGACGTATTTGGTTTTGCTGGACTGAAGGGGAAGTTGTTACTAGGCTGCACGCTAGTTCTCAGGTCATAACTTGTGCTGTTCAGATTCCTGAGACAAGAGAGCAGTTTATACGTTCTGCTGTTTATGCTTCAAATTGTGAGGTGGAGAGAAGAAAGCTGTGGGATGATTTGCGAGAAACTCAGGCAGTTTACAAGCTTCTGGATTCGTCTTGGATGGTCATTGGGGATTTCAACACTACTCTATCTTCGAGAGAGCACTCGAGAGTGGGTATGAGTCGAGCTTCGCAGACCGGGATGCGACAATTTCAGGATATGGTGGGAGACTGCAATTTAACTGACATGGCGTCTACTGGTGCTTTTTCACGTGGTGGAACAAGAGGGATGAGGAACCTAGAGGAAAGAAATTGGATCGA GGGCATTTCCGATCACGCTAGGTGTGTGGTCCAACTATCAGAAGTTCACAATGAAGCACGAAGACCTTTCCGGTTCCTAAACTACCTTACGGAGCACGCTGACTTCCTACCTACAGTCAAGTGTGTGTGGGATTCTGCTCCAGCCATACACTACTCTCGCACAGCTTTAAGCAGGTTTCAAGCCAAGCTGAAGCTTCTCAAGTATGACATGCGGATGCTAAATAAGACCCACTATGGTGATCTACCGCGGAGAACCAAACTTGCATTCGAAGAGATGTGTCAGAGCCAAAACCTGGCTCTACAGGATCCAAACCCCACAACctttgctgctgctgctgaagCATCTGACAGATGGAGTAAATTGACAAGCATTGAGGAGAAGTTCTTCTGA
- the LOC106354555 gene encoding uncharacterized protein LOC106354555, with translation MAALHSSGSTTGYNWGEPVPDTNGGSDIVLWKHSDDSYKPYFSSTRTWDQIRERKAAVFWCKGVWFAQEVPRFSFIVWLAARNRLSTGDRMRAWGIQQACVLCGEPDETRDHILFACPYSFTVWDSLVNRLSGNMTDPDWLTTLQFVTANNLQILDKILLKMAFQTSIYHIWKERNERRHQTGFRTASQVMRIVDKAVRNRITPLRYTAGHKYVGLMQRWFEVTATS, from the exons ATGGCCGCACTGCATTCTTCTGGTTCGACAACTGGCTACAACTGG GGAGAGCCAGTGCCTGATACCAATGGAGGTAGCGATATTGTCCTTTGGAAGCACTCTGATGATTCATACAAACCATATTTCTCTTCGACACGTACTTGGGACCAGATCAGAGAGAGAAAAGCTGCGGTTTTCTGGTGTAAAGGGGTTTGGTTTGCTCAAGAAGTACCGAGATTTTCCTTCATTGTTTGGCTGGCAGCTAGGAACAGATTGTCAACGGGGGACCGTATGAGAGCGTGGGGTATTCAACAGGCTTGTGTTCTTTGTGGAGAGCCTGACGAGACTCGCGACCATATCCTCTTTGCTTGCCCGTATTCATTTACTGTCTGGGATAGTTTGGTAAACAGACTGAGTGGCAACATGACAGATCCTGACTGGTTGACCACTCTGCAATTTGTGACTGCAAACAACCTGCAGATTCTTGACAAGATTCTACTCAAAATGGCGTTTCAGACTTCCATTTATCACATCTGGAAAGAACGGAATGAGCGAAGACATCAAACTGGCTTCCGTACGGCGAGTCAAGTCATGCGCATTGTCGACAAAGCAGTGCGCAATAGGATAACGCCTCTTCGGTATACGGCAGGCCACAAGTATGTTGGACTGATGCAGCGGTGGTTTGAAGTTACAGCCACTTCATAG